The following are from one region of the Magallana gigas chromosome 4, xbMagGiga1.1, whole genome shotgun sequence genome:
- the LOC105335642 gene encoding uncharacterized protein, with amino-acid sequence MALSILYWANYVEGLTKIKRKSEAAVESQRVLRFAFDELRVITANVQASMRDTSYKVQIFLESEDNGVVESSSCECPMGRYKCHHVAATLLYGYKKASKTDIKCSWLKHPKSAQPKMTTTMEELFPPKQPGYRALKRVVTDEDRLYFYNQLSQLGRFTAMHWILSKEPTTEDSPVVLIQELFQSKDFLDAECKESFLRHKLSMSPEQIIQTAWTTIGQRENTLWAKVRKLRFTASNFGQIVTAVRKNRLNMSLKKRLLSAYNLEKRAPIQWGLAHEKTAIQEYCKVFEVNVLETGIWLHESGLLGASPDGFVQGNPKNITERVHQQEKNSTLLSPDIVEVKCPFSARSMTIKEACSNVKDFFLDCNPSDNSLHLRTQHDYWHQIQGQLYLTGTQCCDLVVWTQADIQVVRIEKDASWSSNILNMIEFYYKVFLPSL; translated from the exons ATGGCGTTATCGATATTGTATTGGGCAAACTATGTTGAGGGTTTAACAAAGATTAAAAGGAAAAGTGAAGCTGCAGTTGAGTCTCAGAGGGTTCTCCGTTTCGCGTTTGACGAGTTGCGTGTCATTACTGCCAATGTTCAAGCATCAATGAGGGACACATCATACAAAGTTCAG ATATTCCTTGAATCTGAAGATAACGGTGTGGTGGAGTCATCATCATGCGAGTGTCCTATGGGGAGGTATAAGTGTCATCATGTGGCAGCAACTCTCCTTTATGG ATATAAGAAGGCAAGCAAAACCGACATAAAATGCAGTTGGTTAAAACATCCAAAGTCAGCACAGCCAAAGATGACAACAACCATGGAGGAATTATTTCCACCAAAACAACCAggatacag AGCCTTAAAACGTGTGGTGACGGATGAAGAccgattatatttttataatcaacTTAGCCAATTAGGCAGATTTACAG CAATGCACTGGATTCTGTCAAAAGAACCCACAACTGAAGATAGTCCTGTTGTCTTGATACAAGAACTATTTCAAAGTAAAGATTTCTTGGATGCTGAATGCAAGGAATCCTTTTTAAGGCAT AAGCTTTCAATGTCCCCAGAGCAAATTATCCAGACTGCATGGACCACAATAGGGCAGAGGGAAAATACCTTGTGGGCCAAAGTTCGCAAGCTGCGTTTCACAGCATCCAATTTTGGACAGATTGTTACAGCTGTTCGAAAAAACAg gttAAACATGTCCTTGAAAAAAAGACTACTGAGTGCATACAACTTGGAAAAAAGAGCACCAATCCAATGGGGACTTGCCCATGAGAAGACTGCAATACAAGAATACTGCAAGGTCTTTGAAGTGAATGTTTTAGAgacag GAATTTGGCTTCATGAGTCTGGGCTACTTGGAGCCTCTCCAGATGGCTTTGTTCAAGGAAATCCAAAGAACATCACTGAACGAGTCCATCAACAAGAAAAGAACTCAACATTGCTGTCACCTGACATTGTTGAGGTGAAATGTCCATTTTCTGCCAGATCAATGACAATCAAAGAAGCTTGTTCAAATGTGAAGGATTTCTTTCTTG ATTGTAATCCAAGTGATAATTCACTTCACCTCAGAACACAACATGATTATTGGCACCAGATCCAAGGACAGTTGTACCTGACAGGAACACAGTGCTGTGACTTAGTAGTGTGGACTCAGGCAGACATTCAAGTTGTTCGTATCGAGAAAGATGCATCATGGTCATCAAACATCTTGAACATGATCGAGTTTTATTATAAAGTGTTTCTGCCAAGTTTATGA
- the LOC117692001 gene encoding uncharacterized protein, translated as MTNPKYEICLSYFNSSTGVLPIVAKLPISLQDKWTSQAAGYKKRNDVAFPPFSFFVEFIREMCEIRNDPGLVCQPSTNTNMAFSKPRPTGAVTSRKVEIVSSTPSTRCPIHKAGHSLNECRGFKRKSLRERQNILRDKKLCFRCCASQSHVSKNCTADIKCDICGNPYHVAAMHIGCRPSKPESPTPVSTAKTALSNGGEYEEGKHGSRSCGKIVLVDVFCQSNPAKVTRVYATIDDQSNRTLVSPYLIDQLGVTGEYKPYTLTSCSGVTTVPGRRVNGLCVKALDGTTTFNLPEVIECDSIPSEHLEIPTPKVAQSQPHLQCIAPFIPPLDRNVNVELLIGRDLPDVHHVRDQITGSQGQPFAQRLPLGWVVIGEICIGKVHPQKEVNVNKTHILNDGRCTTFPVCHNNINVKDNDDDIFIRTPFDNKIGPSVEDRKFVALMDAEFHKDTDGFWSAPLPFKESKPMIPNNYSQAWKRALILNTSLKKDHHKRQHFFAFMSKVLASGAAEVAPSDIPGECWYLPLFGVYNSKKPDQIRGVFDSSAVFQDVSLNSVLMSGPDLTNNLVGILMRFRENAIAISGDIQQMFYAFRVHEDHRDYLRFFWYEDNNFEKPLIQYRMKAHVFGNTPSPAVATYGLRKASSVGDDDVRKFVYNNFYVDDGLMSLATESEAINLMRKTQATLKNNGNIRLHKIASNSVNVMKSFPIDDLGSDLKELNHCADICNLPVQHSLGMQWDLNCDMFVFKISNAEKPYTRRGLLSTMNSIFDPMGFISPVTISGKILHRELVSPGCHWDEPLTEEHLRRWRIWIDSLQSVNNFRVPRMIVATSISLAHQVDVHVFSDASEHAIAAVAYLQVTDEFGETSLGFLMGKSKLAPLKGHTIPRLELCAAVLATELGEAVCDYLKIPQDRFHYYTDSRIVLGYICNKTRRFFVYVTNRVEKIHKVSTPSQWSYVSTDKNPADVATRYSHTAITTSLQRWITGPQWLKNSSDMIKTVYPLINPETDKEIRQDVISSKTQITTEIVFDSRRFAKFSTWKNLVVAFKTLKRFVRDKFQVSSESEDEPDIYRETEMFIIKQIQQESYSKEIENLNSGQPIPRNSKVSRLDPFLDSFGVLRVGGRLKLSPELSLGEKNPILIPNQNYIAKLLVLHFHEVIRHQGRHLTAGAIRAAGYWITGCKRLVYFILSNCVKCRRLRGSLASQKMADLPVERLTPCPPFTYVGVDCFGPWDVVTRRTRGGSANSKRWAVLFACLSCRGVHIEVIEEMTTSSFINALRRFTSIRGKVKEFYSDRGTNFIGGTRELGINAVFVEDPSIKSFLQLQGAVWKFNTPFSSHMGGAWERLIGVIRRIIDSILLDSKHTRITHEVLSTFMAEATAIVNARPLVPVSTDPEAPCVLSPAVLLTQKTVDSNEDFKNLSVSEVYNIQWKFVQSLAEKFWCRWKNEYLQSLQVRRKWKDTRDNIQVGDIVLLKDSDAHRNHWPTGLVERVFPSKDGLVRKLEVRVIKDGQSRIYVRPISEIIFLCHSI; from the coding sequence ATGACTAATCCAAAATACGAAATTTGTCTGAGCTACTTCAATTCATCTACTGGAGTACTACCCATAGTTGCCAAACTACCCATATCTCTACAAGACAAGTGGACCTCTCAAGCAGCTGGATATAAAAAACGGAATGATGTAGCATTCCCtccattttccttttttgtcgAGTTCATACGTGAAATGTGTGAAATCCGTAACGATCCTGGACTTGTATGTCAACCGTCCACAAACACAAACATGGCATTCAGCAAACCTAGACCTACTGGCGCAGTCACTTCTCGGAAAGTTGAAATTGTATCATCAACTCCGTCAACACGTTGTCCCATACACAAGGCTGGACATTCTTTGAACGAATGCCGTGGCTTCAAAAGAAAATCACTACGTGAGCGTCAAAACATTCTACGtgataagaaattatgtttCCGATGTTGTGCCTCACAAAGTCATGTGTCCAAAAATTGTACAGCGGACATTAAATGTGATATATGTGGTAATCCTTATCATGTCGCAGCGATGCACATTGGTTGTCGTCCTTCAAAACCCGAATCCCCTACACCAGTCTCAACAGCGAAAACTGCCTTAAGCAATGGCGGGGAGTATGAAGAAGGAAAACATGGGAGTCGTTCATGCGGGAAGATCGTTTTAGTGGACGTGTTTTGTCAATCAAATCCTGCGAAAGTTACCCGTGTTTATGCGACAATCGATGACCAGAGCAACCGGACGTTGGTGTCCCCTTATTTGATAGATCAACTCGGCGTTACAGGAGAATATAAACCCTACACTCTTACGTCATGCTCCGGTGTAACGACAGTCCCTGGACGCCGTGTGAACGGATTATGTGTCAAAGCCTTGGATGGTACAACTACATTCAACTTACCGGAAGTCATTGAATGTGATTCTATTCCTAGTGAGCATCTTGAAATACCTACTCCCAAAGTCGCTCAATCACAACCGCATCTACAATGCATTGCACCTTTCATACCACCCCTAGATCGCAATGTGAATGTTGAACTGCTCATAGGACGTGACTTACCCGATGTACATCATGTGCGCGACCAAATTACTGGCAGccaaggtcaaccctttgctcAACGTCTTCCACTAGGATGGGTCGTCATTGGTGAAATTTGTATTGGTAAAGTTCATCCTCAAAAGGAagtgaatgtaaacaaaacgcATATTCTTAATGACGGAAGGTGCACCACCTTTCCAGTGTGTCACAACAATATCAATGTCAAGGACAATGATGATGACATATTCATACGAACACCATTTGACAACAAGATTGGACCTTCTGTTGAGGACCGCAAGTTTGTAGCTCTTATGGACGCAGAGTTCCACAAAGACACTGATGGTTTTTGGTCCGCACCATTACCTTTCAAGGAGTCAAAACCAATGATACCTAACAATTATTCACAGGCCTGGAAACGTGCTTTGATCCTCAACACAAGTTTAAAGAAAGATCATCACAAACGTCAACACTTCTTTGCATTCATGTCAAAAGTCTTAGCTAGTGGGGCAGCAGAAGTTGCTCCTTCCGACATACCTGGGGAATGCTGGTATTTACCCCTTTTTGGGGTGTACAATTCGAAAAAACCGGATCAAATCCGAGGAGTATTCGACTCGTCGGCTGTGTTTCAAGACGTTTCATTGAACAGTGTGTTAATGTCTGGACCAGACTTAACAAACAACCTTGTTGGAATCCTCATGCGTTTCCGTGAAAATGCAATTGCTATCAGTGGTGACATTCAGCAAATGTTTTATGCATTTCGTGTTCATGAAGATCATCGTGATTACCTCAGATTCTTTTGGTACGAGGATAACAACTTTGAAAAACCGTTAATACAATACCGAATGAAAGCTCACGTTTTTGGTAACACACCATCTCCAGCTGTTGCCACCTATGGACTTCGAAAAGCATCATCTGTTGGTGACGATGATGTTCGTAAATTTGTTTACAACAACTTTTACGTCGATGATGGACTGATGTCGCTTGCTACAGAATCAGAAGCAATCAACCTGATGAGAAAAACACAAGCAACACTGAAAAACAACGGAAACATTCGTCTCCACAAAATCGCTTCAAACAGTGTGAATGTGATGAAATCATTTCCTATAGATGACCTAGGAAGCGATTTGAAGGAACTAAATCATTGTGCAGACATATGCAACTTACCTGTACAACACAGTTTAGGAATGCAGTGGGACTTAAACTGTGATATGTTTGTGTTCAAAATCTCTAATGCTGAAAAACCTTACACCCGCAGAGGCCTTCTATCGACAATGAACAGTATCTTTGATCCAATGGGATTTATTTCTCCAGTCACTATCAGTGGAAAAATTCTACACCGTGAACTTGTATCACCTGGATGTCACTGGGATGAACCACTTACGGAGGAACATTTGAGAAGATGGCGAATCTGGATTGATTCATTACAATCTGTTAATAACTTCAGAGTTCCCCGAATGATTGTAGCCACTTCCATTTCTTTGGCTCATCAAGTGGATGTTCATGTCTTTTCAGACGCGTCAGAACATGCGATAGCTGCGGTGGCATATCTTCAAGTGACAGATGAATTTGGAGAAACTTCTCTTGGATTTCTAATGGGAAAATCTAAACTGGCACCTCTGAAAGGTCACACAATACCGAGACTCGAACTGTGCGCAGCAGTTCTCGCCACAGAATTAGGAGAAGCAGTTTGTGACTACTTGAAGATTCCTCAAGATCGATTTCATTACTATACTGACAGTAGAATCGTCTTGGGTTACATTTGTAACAAAACCCGTAGATTTTTTGTGTATGTTACAAACCGTGTGGAAAAAATTCACAAAGTCTCGACTCCGTCTCAGTGGTCTTACGTCTCAACTGACAAAAATCCAGCTGATGTTGCAACAAGATATTCACATACAGCAATTACCACATCTCTACAGCGCTGGATAACTGGACCCCAATGGTTGAAAAATTCTTCGGATATGATCAAAACTGTCTATCCTCTCATCAATCCTGAAACTGACAAAGAAATCCGCCAAGATGTTATTTCTAGCAAAACTCAAATTACAACTGAGATCGTCTTTGACTCCCGTCGTTTTGCTAAGTTCTCGACCTGGAAAAATCTCGTTGTGGCTTTTAAGACTTTGAAACGTTTTGTCAGAGATAAATTTCAAGTGAGCAGTGAAAGTGAAGACGAACCAGATATCTACAGAGAAACCGAAATGTTCATCATTAAACAAATTCAACAGGAGTCGTACAGTAAGGAAATAGAAAACCTGAATAGTGGCCAACCAATTCCCAGAAACAGCAAAGTGTCACGACTTGACCCATTCCTTGATTCATTCGGAGTTCTGCGTGTTGGAGGGAGACTTAAACTAAGTCCTGAGTTATCTCTGGGAGAGAAGAATCCAATCCTCATTCCAAATCAAAACTATATAGCAAAACTTCTCGTACTCCACTTCCATGAAGTTATTCGTCATCAAGGACGCCATCTAACCGCCGGGGCCATCAGAGCAGCAGGATATTGGATAACGGGCTGTAAAAGACTTGTGTATTTCATTCTATCCAATTGTGTAAAGTGTCGTCGACTTCGTGGTAGCCTTGCTTCACAAAAGATGGCAGACCTACCTGTGGAACGACTTACCCCTTGTCCTCCATTTACCTACGTTGGTGTCGACTGTTTTGGACCTTGGGATGTTGTCACGCGTCGAACACGTGGTGGTTCTGCGAACTCTAAACGATGGGCCGTATTGTTTGCGTGTTTATCATGCCGTGGTGTCCACATAGAAGTAATTGAGGAGATGACTACTTCGTCATTCATCAACGCCTTACGTCGCTTTACATCTATTAGAGGAAAAGTGAAAGAGTTTTATTCAGACAGAGGGACTAATTTCATTGGTGGAACTCGTGAACTTGGAATAAATGCTGTTTTTGTAGAAGACCCCTCGATTAAATCCTTCTTACAGTTGCAAGGAGCAGTTTGGAAATTTAACACTCCGTTCTCTTCTCACATGGGAGGCGCTTGGGAGCGCTTAATTGGTGTAATCAGACGAATCATTGATTCAATCTTACTGGATTCTAAGCACACAAGAATTACCCATGAAGTCCTTAGCACGTTTATGGCTGAAGCGACAGCGATAGTCAACGCCCGTCCACTGGTACCTGTATCCACCGACCCTGAAGCACCTTGCGTTTTGTCTCCAGCTGTTTTACTTACTCAAAAAACCGTTGATTCAAAcgaggattttaaaaatctcagtGTCAGCGAAGTTTATAACATTCAATGGAAATTTGTTCAGTCTCTAGCGGAGAAATTTTGGTGTCGTTGGAAAAATGAATACCTGCAGAGTCTACAAGTGCGACGAAAATGGAAAGACACTCGAGATAACATCCAAGTTGGTGATATCGTTCTTTTGAAGGACAGTGATGCACATCGCAACCATTGGCCGACAGGACTTGTTGAAAGAGTGTTTCCTAGCAAAGATGGACTTGTGCGCAAACTTGAAGTTCGTGTTATCAAAGATGGACAGTCGCGTATATATGTGCGTCCAATttctgaaattatatttttgtgtcaTTCCATTTAA
- the LOC105319183 gene encoding uncharacterized protein: protein MKPAVEEISASNIDVGAEAEVEANSNITVPDSITVLHDHEYATSSPQHNKASLKHMEEELVKLQQEIYMLKLKKPSMTIGNIINDPEKMLLYTSFSADTFYILENLVERMGPFNYYGGWTVVNFSVSDQLLMTLMKLRLNCRDLDLAERFNTSRATVSNIINTFVHALHEILFEGVMKAVGIPSQLKCQGSMPKSFEEFSSARIAMDATEVTQDIPTDMNSQSLAYSNYKSRHTVKALTCVAPNAALVFCSDLYPGSTSDSAIVDHCGILEKLQAGDMILADKGFNIFDKLPNGVTLNIPPFLTSKSHFTKEEAQLCYKIGRSRIHVERANERIKNFEILSHIPSQYRHLSTKIFQLCVALVNLQAPLLKEIAEKYDIEEPIQ, encoded by the exons ATGAAACCTGCTGTAGAGGAAATATCTGCTTCAAACATAGATGTGGGAGCTGAGGCTGAAGTTGAGGCCAATTCCAATATTACTGTACCAGACAGCATAACTGTACTTCATGATCACGAGTATGCAACTTCAAGTCCTCAACATAATAAAG CATCCCTTAAACATATGGAAGAGGAATTAGTAAAGTTGCAGCAAGAAATTTACATGCTGAAGCTTAAAAAACCGTCCATGACAATTGGGAACATAATTAATGACCCTGAAAAG ATGCTGCTGTATACATCATTTTCTGCAGATACCTTTTACATTTTGGAGAACCTCGTGGAGAGAATGGGCCCGTTCAATTATTATGGTGGTTGGACTGTGGTGAACTTTAGTGTCAGCGATCAGTTGTTGATGACATTAATGAAGTTACGACTCAACTGCAGGGACCTTGATTTAGCAGAGAGGTTCAACACTAGTCGTGCTACTGTGTCCAATATTATCAACACATTTGTGCATGCCCtgcatgaaattttgtttgaaggGGTCATGAAAGCTGTCGGAATACCAAGTCAACTGAAATGCCAAGGATCCATGCCAAAGTCATTTGAAGAATTTTCATCGGCTAGAATTGCAATGGACGCCACAGAAGTGACACAAGACATCCCAACAGATATGAATAGCCAGTCACTGGCATACAGTAACTACAAGAGTCGCCACACAGTAAAGGCTTTAACTTGTGTTGCACCTAATGCTGCTCTTGTGTTCTGTTCCGATCTTTATCCTGGATCAACCTCAGACTCCGCAATAGTGGACCATTGTGGCATATTAGAGAAGCTGCAAGCTGGTGATATGATCCTGGCTGACAAAGGATTCAACATTTTTGACAAACTTCCAAATGGTGTCACCCTAAATATCCCGCCTTTCCTCACTAGCAAATCACATTTCACTAAGGAAGAAGCTCAACTGTGCTATAAAATAGGCAGAAGCAGAATCCATGTGGAGCGGGCAAATGAAAGAATAAAGAACTTTGAAATTCTGAGCCATATTCCGTCACAGTATAGACACCTATCCACTAAAATATTTCAACTTTGTGTGGCCCTTGTTAATTTACAGGCTCCCCTTTTGAAAGAGATTGCAGAAAAGTATGACATTGAAGAACCTATTCAGTAG